The Cylindrospermopsis curvispora GIHE-G1 genome contains a region encoding:
- the hppD gene encoding 4-hydroxyphenylpyruvate dioxygenase, with protein MLQIDHVHFYVENAHRWRDWFVNNLGFERVPHQGISSSLINHKKLADTDTQVVRSGNVCFLISSPLLETSPVANFLFHHPPGVADVAFRVENIETVTARVISYGGIVLQPIQKTQSGKYCQIKGWGNLSHSLIELPGGAIIEEDNFLDMDHVVLNVESGDLIKAAQWYENILEFKPQQSFNIHTGISGLNSQVMISGNGKVKLPINQPTSNNSQIQEFLHFNRGSGVQHIALGTKNIVQAIARFRAAGVTFLSIPQSYYSQLDQRFQSVLSPSEFQAIAQQEILVDSQGSTNGLLLQIFTQPIFKEPTFFLEFIERRSHPSGFGEGNFRALFTAMESEQIKRGFVSS; from the coding sequence ATGCTGCAAATTGATCATGTTCACTTTTATGTAGAAAATGCCCACAGGTGGCGAGATTGGTTTGTCAACAATTTAGGTTTTGAAAGAGTTCCCCATCAGGGGATTTCTTCCAGTTTGATAAATCACAAAAAATTGGCTGATACTGATACCCAAGTGGTGAGAAGTGGTAATGTTTGTTTTTTAATTTCTTCACCATTATTGGAGACTAGTCCTGTGGCAAATTTTTTATTTCATCATCCCCCTGGTGTAGCAGACGTAGCTTTTCGCGTAGAGAATATAGAAACAGTTACAGCAAGAGTCATCAGTTATGGTGGCATAGTTTTACAACCTATTCAAAAAACCCAATCTGGTAAATATTGCCAAATAAAAGGTTGGGGAAATCTGAGTCATTCATTAATTGAGTTACCCGGGGGAGCAATTATTGAAGAAGATAATTTTTTGGATATGGATCATGTGGTGCTAAATGTTGAATCTGGAGATTTAATAAAAGCAGCTCAATGGTATGAAAATATTTTGGAATTTAAGCCTCAACAAAGTTTTAATATTCACACGGGAATCTCAGGACTAAACAGTCAGGTTATGATCTCTGGTAACGGTAAAGTTAAATTGCCTATTAATCAACCAACATCTAATAATTCTCAAATCCAGGAGTTTTTACATTTCAATCGTGGTTCCGGTGTGCAACATATCGCCCTAGGTACTAAAAATATTGTCCAGGCGATCGCCCGCTTTCGTGCTGCTGGTGTGACCTTTCTTTCCATACCTCAAAGTTATTACTCACAACTAGATCAGCGGTTCCAATCTGTTTTGTCTCCCTCAGAATTTCAGGCGATCGCCCAGCAAGAAATTTTGGTTGATTCTCAGGGATCTACAAATGGCTTATTGTTGCAGATCTTTACCCAGCCAATTTTTAAGGAACCGACGTTTTTTCTGGAATTTATTGAACGTCGTTCCCATCCTTCTGGTTTTGGTGAAGGTAATTTTCGCGCCCTATTCACAGCTATGGAAAGCGAGCAGATTAAACGTGGTTTCGTGAGCAGTTAA
- the pirA gene encoding arginine synthesis PII-interacting regulator PirA, giving the protein MISSRSQAAKKAEQVHRQNILKNLEHRLEAARIKGDESLIRQLEAEQSSYQ; this is encoded by the coding sequence ATGATTAGTTCTAGATCACAAGCAGCTAAAAAGGCTGAACAAGTACACAGACAAAATATACTCAAAAATCTTGAGCACCGACTGGAAGCGGCAAGAATAAAAGGTGACGAGAGTCTAATTCGCCAATTAGAAGCCGAGCAGTCCTCTTATCAGTAG
- a CDS encoding SDR family oxidoreductase, with the protein MQDQVQNRLKDQVIVIVGATGGIGSALTRKLAPTGARLVLSSRDGIRLQNLVSDLSSESLVVPTDITQPEQVEALIQTTIANFGKVDVLVNAAGMGILKAYNNINPEELNRILDLNLKGCFYTCQAAAKEMQKRKSGHICNVVGILGKHSMPMAAAYSASKFGVVGFSKSMAEELKRFGVKFTLFYFGGIDSPFWDHVSMKVDRTKMLSCETAANAIFYALSLEPQAVPMEINIQPDSHLFF; encoded by the coding sequence ATGCAGGATCAAGTTCAGAACCGACTCAAGGATCAAGTTATAGTCATCGTTGGTGCTACTGGTGGCATTGGTTCAGCTTTAACCCGTAAATTAGCACCCACGGGAGCAAGGTTGGTGCTATCTAGTAGGGATGGGATAAGGTTACAAAACCTGGTGAGCGATTTATCATCGGAATCGCTGGTAGTGCCAACAGATATTACTCAACCAGAACAGGTAGAAGCACTAATACAAACAACCATAGCCAATTTTGGTAAAGTTGATGTTTTGGTCAATGCAGCAGGAATGGGAATTCTTAAAGCATATAATAACATAAACCCGGAAGAATTAAATCGAATTCTAGATTTGAACCTAAAGGGTTGTTTTTATACTTGTCAAGCAGCTGCTAAAGAAATGCAAAAACGTAAATCTGGTCATATTTGTAATGTAGTGGGTATATTAGGTAAACATTCAATGCCTATGGCAGCAGCTTACTCTGCTTCTAAATTTGGTGTAGTAGGATTTAGCAAGTCCATGGCAGAAGAATTAAAACGGTTTGGCGTCAAGTTTACATTGTTTTATTTTGGTGGAATAGATTCCCCTTTCTGGGATCATGTCAGCATGAAGGTAGATAGAACAAAAATGTTAAGTTGTGAAACCGCAGCCAATGCAATTTTTTATGCTTTATCATTAGAACCTCAAGCAGTACCAATGGAAATTAATATTCAACCCGATAGTCATTTATTTTTTTAG
- a CDS encoding IMS domain-containing protein, translated as MQGKQAVQIALDYYRILGLPLAATEEQLRQAYNDRILQLPQREYSTLAIAARKRILEQAYMVLSDPKERSKYDQAYLAYAYDQTKIEIGPELEGNGETANQNHNPQPLTIDVAKENLVGALVLLQELGEYELVLRLGQPYLTNRSPGKSDRESKRRTLTNADELPDVILTVALSCLELGREQWQQGNYENAAISLETGEELLLRERMFTSVQSEITADVCRLRPYRILDLLALPMERTKDRHQGWELLQNILDQRGGIDGVGNDQTGLNVDDFLRFIQQLRHHLTVSEQHKLFESESKRPSTVATYLFVYTLIAKGFCQRQPALIRQAKQILLRLAKRQDVHLEQALCALLLGQTEEATRVLELSQEYEQLTIIRQQSQDSPDLLPGLCLYCEQWLEQEVFPHFRDLTKQQASLKDYFADKQVQAYLEQLPADPYTTEELRTVNSQVGSGIGIPHTSFREDEHLPVVSPVATSSQNLEEWKESKVEVASQISTPHQHQRARQWKISGYGHESHSSFTEEGTKQSSKYKHRRRGSTSLQEEQIEEKHSHTHLHNKYRQSFTRKFPALTRLNTFFLIGGILGMWILIPTIWGRLNSTMVDEPNLQGGKLVVQLNQPTVVIPTLPRQPGSPSGQLTKAIAQTLIETWLSTKAAAMGPNHEIKRLDKILIDPALSQWQSIVRQDMAIKRYRKYEHEVKIELVRHEGNTSNNALVEATVKEITHFYRGGNLQTSGREALRVRYDLNRQQNSWRIRNMTIVES; from the coding sequence GTGCAGGGGAAGCAAGCTGTGCAAATCGCGCTCGATTATTACCGAATTTTAGGACTCCCATTGGCTGCAACCGAGGAGCAACTGCGTCAGGCCTATAATGATCGCATTCTGCAACTGCCACAACGGGAATATTCTACCTTGGCAATAGCTGCTCGCAAGCGAATCCTGGAACAAGCCTATATGGTTCTCTCAGATCCGAAAGAGCGTAGCAAATACGATCAAGCATATCTAGCATACGCATACGATCAGACAAAAATAGAGATCGGACCGGAATTGGAGGGGAATGGGGAAACAGCTAACCAAAATCATAATCCTCAACCTCTAACTATAGACGTTGCTAAAGAAAACTTAGTTGGTGCATTAGTACTCCTTCAAGAGTTGGGTGAATATGAGTTGGTACTAAGATTAGGTCAGCCATACTTGACGAATAGGTCCCCAGGTAAGTCTGATCGTGAATCTAAAAGGCGTACGTTAACCAATGCTGATGAGTTGCCAGACGTTATTCTAACAGTTGCTTTGTCTTGTCTGGAATTAGGACGGGAACAATGGCAACAAGGTAATTATGAGAACGCCGCCATCTCCCTGGAAACAGGGGAAGAACTGCTGCTGCGGGAGAGAATGTTTACTAGTGTACAGTCGGAAATTACAGCGGATGTATGTAGACTCAGACCTTATAGAATTTTAGATCTATTAGCTCTACCGATGGAGCGGACCAAGGATCGTCATCAGGGTTGGGAATTACTACAAAACATTCTCGACCAAAGAGGTGGCATTGATGGTGTGGGGAATGATCAGACAGGTTTGAATGTGGACGATTTTCTCCGGTTTATTCAACAGCTACGACACCACTTAACAGTATCGGAACAACATAAACTTTTTGAATCTGAAAGTAAAAGACCTTCTACCGTAGCAACCTACCTATTTGTTTACACACTAATTGCTAAAGGATTTTGCCAAAGGCAACCAGCTTTGATTCGTCAAGCTAAACAAATTTTGCTTCGTTTGGCCAAACGTCAAGATGTACATCTAGAACAAGCTCTGTGTGCTTTACTACTGGGACAAACGGAAGAAGCAACCCGTGTTTTAGAACTAAGTCAGGAATATGAACAATTGACTATAATCAGACAGCAGTCTCAAGATTCACCAGATTTGTTACCAGGACTGTGTTTGTACTGCGAGCAATGGTTAGAGCAAGAGGTATTTCCCCATTTTCGAGACTTAACTAAACAGCAAGCTTCCTTAAAAGATTATTTTGCTGATAAACAGGTACAAGCATACTTGGAGCAATTACCAGCCGATCCATATACAACTGAGGAACTAAGGACAGTCAACAGTCAGGTTGGTTCAGGGATTGGCATTCCCCATACTAGCTTTAGAGAAGATGAACACCTACCCGTTGTGAGTCCCGTAGCAACCAGCTCCCAAAACCTAGAGGAATGGAAGGAATCTAAGGTGGAGGTAGCTTCTCAAATTTCCACTCCTCATCAACACCAGAGAGCAAGACAGTGGAAGATCTCGGGATATGGTCACGAATCTCATAGTTCCTTCACAGAGGAGGGAACAAAGCAATCCAGTAAGTATAAACATCGTAGACGAGGTTCAACTAGTCTTCAAGAAGAACAGATAGAAGAGAAACATTCACATACTCATTTACATAATAAGTATAGACAAAGTTTTACTCGTAAATTTCCTGCTCTAACTCGATTAAATACATTTTTCCTGATAGGAGGTATATTAGGGATGTGGATTTTAATACCTACGATTTGGGGGAGGTTAAACAGTACAATGGTAGACGAGCCAAATTTACAGGGAGGAAAACTTGTCGTACAGTTGAATCAACCAACCGTTGTTATACCTACACTCCCTCGTCAACCAGGATCACCATCCGGTCAACTCACAAAGGCGATCGCTCAAACACTAATTGAAACCTGGTTGTCGACGAAAGCAGCAGCAATGGGTCCCAATCATGAGATAAAACGATTAGACAAGATTTTAATAGATCCAGCCTTATCCCAATGGCAATCTATAGTTAGACAGGATATGGCTATAAAGCGCTATCGTAAGTATGAACATGAAGTGAAAATAGAACTTGTTCGTCATGAGGGGAATACCTCGAACAATGCGTTAGTGGAAGCTACAGTTAAAGAAATTACCCATTTTTACCGAGGGGGAAATCTCCAGACATCTGGTCGAGAAGCATTGCGAGTTAGATATGATTTAAACCGCCAGCAAAACTCTTGGCGCATCCGCAATATGACCATAGTGGAATCCTAA
- a CDS encoding UDP-N-acetylmuramoyl-L-alanyl-D-glutamate--2,6-diaminopimelate ligase — protein sequence MNLRELLAVIDGVEYQGEDVEVRGIKTNSHACGEGDLFIGIPGSRVDGGEFWPGALAAGAVAAIISPQAASKTPPTSDALLITATNLNKVCAQVCAAFYGYPAEKLQIVGVTGTNGKTTTTHLIEYFLNQANLPAALLGTLYTRWPGFSQVANHTTPFAIDLQHNLAQAVDAGCQLGVMEVSSHSLAQDRVFGCHFEVSVFTNLTQDHLDYHQDMEDYFRAKALLFTPDYLQGRAVINIDDQYGQRLTIGLDKQQLWTYSINNTSADFWVSDLNYQPHGVSGILHTPEGNSPFSSPLVGQYNLENLLAAVAAVLHLGLDLETVVDCIPNFSGVPGRMERIQINPHQDISVIVDYAHTPDSLENLLKAARPFIPGRMICVFGCGGDRDKTKRPKMGRIAADLADVVVITSDNPRTENPDAILEDILTGIPEDVSRLVIGDRARAIHTAILEAQPGDGVLLAGKGHEDYQILGTEKIHFDDREQARDALHLRAAQNS from the coding sequence ATGAATTTAAGAGAATTATTGGCTGTTATTGATGGCGTGGAATACCAGGGTGAAGATGTGGAAGTTCGCGGGATCAAAACCAATTCCCACGCTTGTGGTGAGGGGGATTTATTTATTGGCATACCTGGAAGCAGAGTTGATGGAGGTGAGTTCTGGCCCGGTGCTTTAGCTGCTGGTGCGGTTGCGGCTATTATCTCCCCACAAGCAGCATCCAAAACTCCCCCCACCTCAGATGCTCTCTTAATTACTGCTACCAACCTTAATAAAGTCTGTGCCCAGGTTTGTGCAGCTTTTTATGGCTATCCAGCGGAAAAACTGCAAATCGTTGGCGTAACTGGGACTAATGGCAAAACTACTACTACTCATTTAATTGAGTATTTTCTCAATCAAGCTAATTTGCCAGCGGCTTTACTCGGTACTCTTTATACTCGCTGGCCTGGTTTTTCTCAAGTTGCTAACCATACCACTCCCTTTGCAATTGACTTACAGCATAATTTAGCTCAAGCTGTTGACGCTGGTTGTCAGTTGGGGGTTATGGAGGTTAGTTCCCACTCCTTAGCCCAAGATAGGGTTTTTGGCTGTCACTTTGAGGTTTCTGTATTTACTAATCTCACTCAAGATCATCTTGATTATCACCAGGATATGGAAGATTATTTTCGAGCGAAGGCTTTGTTATTTACTCCTGACTATCTCCAAGGAAGAGCTGTTATTAATATTGATGATCAATATGGACAACGTTTAACTATTGGTTTGGATAAACAGCAGCTTTGGACATACAGCATTAATAATACTAGTGCTGATTTCTGGGTGAGTGATCTGAATTATCAACCTCATGGTGTCAGTGGTATTTTACATACTCCTGAGGGTAATTCCCCTTTTAGCTCTCCCCTGGTGGGACAGTATAACTTAGAAAATCTTTTGGCAGCTGTAGCTGCAGTCCTACATCTGGGGTTGGATTTGGAAACTGTGGTAGATTGTATACCTAATTTTTCAGGCGTCCCTGGCAGAATGGAACGAATTCAAATCAATCCTCACCAGGATATTAGCGTTATTGTGGATTATGCTCATACCCCTGATAGTCTGGAAAATTTACTTAAAGCTGCTCGTCCATTTATACCAGGAAGAATGATTTGCGTCTTTGGGTGTGGAGGAGATAGGGATAAAACAAAACGTCCAAAAATGGGTAGAATTGCGGCGGATTTGGCAGATGTGGTCGTGATAACCTCGGATAATCCACGCACTGAAAACCCAGATGCAATATTAGAAGATATCTTGACTGGTATACCAGAGGATGTGTCAAGACTGGTAATTGGCGATCGCGCTAGAGCTATTCATACTGCTATACTGGAAGCTCAACCAGGTGATGGTGTATTATTAGCAGGTAAAGGTCACGAAGATTATCAAATTCTCGGCACCGAAAAAATCCATTTTGATGATAGAGAACAAGCTCGTGATGCCTTACATTTAAGAGCAGCTCAGAATAGCTAA
- a CDS encoding photosystem I assembly protein Ycf3, with amino-acid sequence MPRTQKNDNFVDKSFTVMADLILKLLPTNKKAKEAFVYYRDGMSAQAEGEYAEALEYYEEALSLEEDTNDRSFILYNMGLIHASNGDHDRALDFYHKAIDLNPRLPQALNNIAVIYHYKGEKAKEEGDNDGGEALFDQAADYWIRAIRLAPNNYIEAQNWLKTTGRSQIDVFF; translated from the coding sequence ATGCCAAGAACACAGAAAAACGATAATTTTGTTGACAAGTCTTTTACCGTTATGGCAGATTTAATCCTGAAACTTCTGCCAACTAATAAAAAGGCTAAAGAGGCCTTTGTCTACTATCGAGATGGTATGTCAGCACAGGCTGAAGGGGAATACGCCGAAGCCCTAGAATATTACGAAGAGGCTCTATCTTTGGAAGAGGATACTAATGATAGAAGTTTTATCTTGTACAACATGGGACTGATACATGCCAGCAATGGGGATCATGATCGGGCGCTGGATTTCTATCATAAAGCCATTGATTTGAATCCTCGGTTACCTCAAGCCTTAAATAACATCGCTGTGATTTATCACTATAAGGGCGAAAAAGCAAAGGAAGAAGGTGACAACGATGGGGGAGAAGCACTATTTGACCAGGCCGCAGACTATTGGATTAGGGCAATTCGTCTAGCTCCTAATAACTACATTGAAGCTCAAAACTGGTTAAAAACTACCGGGCGATCGCAAATTGATGTATTCTTTTAA
- the gatC gene encoding Asp-tRNA(Asn)/Glu-tRNA(Gln) amidotransferase subunit GatC, producing the protein MIDREQVRKVANLARLELTAEEEEQFTFQLGSILEYVEQLGELDVSNVLPTTRAIDLSNVTREDKLKPYPEREAILRGAPQQEGDFFKVPKILNAE; encoded by the coding sequence ATGATTGATCGCGAACAGGTCCGCAAAGTAGCCAACCTAGCTCGGCTAGAATTAACAGCAGAGGAGGAGGAACAATTTACCTTCCAGCTAGGAAGCATTTTGGAGTATGTGGAACAACTGGGGGAACTTGATGTGAGCAACGTCCTTCCTACCACCAGAGCCATTGACTTGAGCAATGTAACCAGGGAAGACAAACTAAAACCCTACCCGGAAAGGGAGGCTATACTTAGGGGTGCTCCCCAACAGGAGGGTGACTTTTTCAAAGTTCCCAAAATCCTCAATGCGGAGTAA
- a CDS encoding pyridoxal phosphate-dependent aminotransferase codes for MKLAARVGQVTPSITLAITAKAKGMRTEGIDVCSFSAGEPDFDTPAHVRDAAIKALKEGKTKYGPAGGELKLREAIANKLKSDNGLDYKPENVLVTNGGKHSLYNLMMALIEPGDEVIIPAPYWLSYPEMVTLAGGRSVIVPTYADNGYKISAQQLKQAITSKTKLFVLNSPSNPTGMVYTLEEIRDLAQVIVEADIFVVSDEIYEKILYDGSQHVSIGSLNEEIFSRTLISNGFAKGYSMTGWRLGYLAGPLEIIKAATTIQGHSTSNVCTFAQYGAIAALEGSQDCVEEMRQAFAERRQVMYDGINSIPGLTCARPDGAFYLFPDISKTGLKSLEFCDALLESHQVAVIPGVAFGADNNIRFSYATDMTTIKKGVERLDKFVRSLS; via the coding sequence ATGAAACTGGCAGCAAGAGTAGGTCAGGTAACACCCTCCATTACCCTGGCTATTACAGCTAAAGCTAAGGGTATGAGAACAGAGGGTATAGATGTTTGTAGCTTCAGCGCTGGAGAGCCGGATTTTGATACTCCAGCCCACGTTAGAGATGCAGCTATAAAAGCTTTAAAAGAAGGCAAAACCAAATACGGTCCGGCCGGTGGTGAGCTAAAGCTAAGAGAAGCTATTGCTAACAAGCTAAAAAGCGATAATGGTTTAGACTATAAACCAGAAAACGTCTTGGTTACTAATGGGGGTAAACATTCCCTATATAATCTCATGATGGCATTAATTGAACCAGGAGATGAGGTAATTATCCCTGCTCCCTATTGGTTGAGTTATCCAGAAATGGTTACTTTAGCAGGTGGTAGGTCAGTAATTGTACCAACCTATGCTGACAATGGCTATAAAATTAGTGCCCAACAGCTCAAACAAGCTATTACCTCAAAAACTAAGTTATTTGTCCTTAATTCCCCTTCTAACCCCACTGGGATGGTGTACACATTAGAAGAAATTCGGGATCTAGCTCAGGTGATTGTGGAGGCGGATATTTTCGTGGTTTCTGATGAAATTTACGAAAAGATTCTCTATGATGGCTCACAACATGTTAGTATTGGTTCCCTAAATGAGGAAATTTTTTCCAGGACCTTAATTAGTAATGGATTTGCTAAGGGTTATTCCATGACTGGTTGGCGTTTGGGTTATTTGGCAGGACCTTTAGAAATTATTAAAGCTGCTACTACTATTCAAGGACATAGCACTTCTAATGTCTGTACTTTTGCTCAATATGGTGCGATCGCTGCTCTGGAAGGTTCACAAGACTGTGTGGAGGAAATGCGTCAAGCCTTTGCCGAACGTCGTCAGGTTATGTATGATGGAATCAACTCCATTCCTGGGTTGACTTGTGCGCGACCTGATGGGGCTTTTTATTTATTTCCTGACATCAGTAAAACCGGTTTAAAGTCTCTGGAGTTTTGCGATGCTTTATTAGAATCCCATCAAGTTGCTGTTATTCCAGGGGTAGCTTTCGGAGCTGATAACAACATTCGTTTTTCCTATGCTACAGATATGACTACAATTAAGAAGGGAGTGGAACGACTAGACAAGTTTGTTCGTTCCCTGTCTTAA
- the argS gene encoding arginine--tRNA ligase, with the protein MNATQQKLKLKLQQALVARFGEEYIQVDPILVAASNPKFGDFQANVALSLSKKLGMQPRAIATAIVEELDVSDLCEVPEIAGPGFINLKLQTSYLESQLNAIKTDPRLGVPRADQPEKQIVDFSSPNIAKEMHVGHLRSTIIGDCIARILEFRGHQVLRLNHVGDWGTQFGMLIAYLREVYPQALTTANVLNIGDLVSFYRQAKQRFDADTTFQETARQEVVRLQTGAEDTTHAWNLLCAQSRKEFQTIYDLLNIKIIERGESFYNPFLSKIVEDLEKAGLVEENQGAKCVFLEGFTNREGEALPLIVQKSDGGYNYATTDLAALLYRIREDQAKRIIYVTDAGQANHFAQFFQVAQKAGWIPDDVELVHIPFGLVLGEDGKKFKTRSGDTVRLKDLLDEAVLRARADLEARLQQEGRQETPEFIQNVAQTVGISAVKYADLSQNRTSSYVFSYDKMLSLKGNTAPYMLYAYVRTQGISREGKIDFENLAPDAKIILQEETELNLAKHLLQLDEILYQVEQDLLPNRLCEYLYSLSEKFNKFYDRCPVLKTEDPIRTSRLMLCYVTARTLRLGLDLLGIKVVERI; encoded by the coding sequence ATGAACGCTACACAACAAAAACTGAAACTGAAACTACAGCAAGCATTAGTGGCTAGATTTGGCGAAGAGTATATACAGGTAGATCCCATTTTAGTAGCAGCAAGTAATCCTAAATTTGGTGATTTTCAGGCCAATGTGGCATTATCCCTGAGTAAAAAATTGGGAATGCAGCCCAGGGCTATTGCTACAGCTATAGTAGAGGAATTAGACGTATCAGATCTATGTGAAGTACCAGAAATTGCCGGACCTGGATTCATTAATCTAAAATTACAAACATCCTATTTAGAATCACAACTGAATGCCATTAAAACAGATCCCCGTTTAGGAGTTCCTAGGGCCGATCAACCTGAAAAGCAGATAGTTGATTTTTCCAGTCCAAACATAGCTAAAGAAATGCACGTTGGACATTTGCGTTCCACAATTATTGGTGATTGTATTGCCAGAATTTTAGAGTTTCGTGGTCATCAGGTATTAAGACTAAATCATGTAGGTGATTGGGGGACACAATTTGGCATGTTGATTGCCTATTTACGTGAGGTATACCCGCAAGCGCTCACCACTGCCAATGTTCTAAATATAGGAGATTTGGTCAGTTTTTATCGTCAAGCCAAGCAGAGATTTGATGCAGATACAACTTTTCAAGAAACAGCACGTCAAGAGGTGGTTAGGCTACAAACGGGAGCAGAAGATACAACTCATGCCTGGAATTTATTGTGTGCACAATCACGTAAAGAATTTCAGACAATTTACGACCTGTTAAATATTAAAATAATTGAAAGAGGAGAATCATTTTATAATCCCTTTCTATCAAAAATAGTGGAAGATTTAGAAAAAGCAGGACTAGTCGAAGAAAATCAAGGAGCAAAATGTGTTTTCTTAGAGGGATTTACTAATAGAGAGGGAGAAGCACTACCATTAATCGTGCAGAAATCAGATGGTGGTTATAACTACGCAACAACAGATTTAGCAGCATTACTTTACCGTATTCGGGAAGACCAGGCTAAACGGATAATTTACGTTACCGATGCAGGACAAGCAAATCACTTTGCCCAATTTTTTCAAGTTGCTCAAAAAGCTGGATGGATACCCGATGATGTGGAATTGGTTCACATTCCCTTTGGGTTAGTCTTGGGTGAAGATGGCAAAAAATTCAAAACTCGTTCTGGAGACACGGTAAGATTAAAGGACCTATTGGATGAAGCAGTTTTACGCGCTCGCGCAGATTTAGAAGCTAGATTACAACAAGAAGGTAGACAAGAAACCCCGGAATTTATACAGAATGTGGCTCAAACAGTTGGCATAAGCGCAGTCAAATATGCGGATTTGAGTCAAAATCGTACTAGTAGCTATGTTTTTAGTTATGATAAGATGCTTTCTCTAAAAGGCAATACAGCACCATATATGCTATATGCTTATGTCCGAACTCAGGGTATTAGTCGGGAAGGTAAAATTGATTTTGAAAACTTGGCTCCCGATGCCAAAATTATTCTTCAAGAAGAGACGGAACTAAATCTAGCCAAGCATTTGTTACAATTAGATGAGATCCTTTATCAGGTAGAACAGGATCTATTACCCAATCGTCTATGTGAGTATTTGTATAGTCTCAGCGAGAAATTTAATAAATTCTATGACAGGTGTCCAGTACTTAAAACAGAAGACCCCATTCGAACTTCTAGATTGATGTTATGTTATGTAACAGCAAGAACACTGCGATTAGGACTGGATTTATTAGGTATTAAGGTGGTTGAAAGAATCTAG
- a CDS encoding glutaredoxin family protein, whose amino-acid sequence MQIILYGKPGCHLCEGLIEKLEQITDNKDSNKSANISFTLEVRDITTREDWFAAYQYEIPVLFLWDSSKGTEYLQSLPRPSPRASVQQLENLLFTTATKLLMLPDQG is encoded by the coding sequence ATGCAAATTATCCTGTATGGTAAACCTGGTTGTCATCTTTGTGAAGGGTTAATAGAAAAGTTAGAACAAATCACTGATAATAAAGACAGTAATAAAAGTGCTAATATTAGTTTTACCTTAGAGGTCCGTGATATTACCACCCGTGAAGATTGGTTTGCCGCCTATCAGTATGAAATTCCCGTGTTGTTTCTATGGGATTCCAGTAAAGGAACAGAGTATTTGCAATCTTTACCCCGTCCTTCTCCCCGTGCAAGTGTTCAGCAATTAGAGAACTTATTATTTACCACAGCTACTAAGTTGTTGATGTTACCAGATCAGGGATGA
- a CDS encoding HAD family hydrolase — MLRLITDFDGPIMDVSERYYQVYLLCLQKTKYPSQVIHKLTKEEFWQFKRSHTAEKQIAFKSGLDAEQAQEFAKIRKETVHTEPYFDYDVMVPGALEALVKVKEAGIDLVVMTMRRVRELNYAFDKFNLDKFFPKDRRYCLSNDYIKTRDIEDKPLLMAKAIKELPPATEIWMVGDTEADITAAKKHGVKMIGVESGIRDRTQLELYEPDFILEDLKAAVNFINRF, encoded by the coding sequence ATGCTGAGACTAATTACTGATTTTGACGGACCCATTATGGATGTGTCTGAACGATACTATCAAGTCTATTTGTTGTGTTTACAAAAAACCAAGTACCCATCCCAGGTCATCCATAAACTAACAAAAGAAGAATTTTGGCAATTCAAGCGATCGCATACTGCTGAAAAACAAATAGCCTTTAAATCAGGACTGGATGCGGAACAAGCACAGGAGTTCGCTAAAATTCGCAAAGAAACCGTACATACAGAGCCTTATTTTGACTATGATGTAATGGTTCCTGGAGCTTTAGAAGCTTTAGTTAAGGTAAAGGAAGCAGGAATTGACTTAGTAGTGATGACCATGCGACGGGTAAGGGAATTAAACTATGCTTTTGACAAGTTTAATTTAGACAAATTTTTTCCAAAAGATCGCCGTTATTGTCTGAGTAATGACTATATAAAAACCCGTGATATTGAAGATAAGCCATTGTTAATGGCTAAAGCGATCAAAGAACTTCCTCCTGCTACTGAAATATGGATGGTGGGGGATACAGAAGCAGACATTACAGCAGCTAAGAAACATGGTGTCAAGATGATTGGGGTAGAGAGTGGAATTCGAGATCGGACTCAATTAGAACTCTATGAACCAGATTTCATCTTGGAAGATTTAAAAGCTGCTGTTAATTTCATTAATCGGTTTTGA